From a region of the Qipengyuania spongiae genome:
- a CDS encoding DNA topoisomerase IB, whose amino-acid sequence MTKLIYVDDDLPGISRKRAGKGWAYYDAEGKLITERAEKQRLNAIALPPAYKDAWFCPAPNGHILATGMDAKGRKQYRYHPEFRAARESEKFDKCLAFGSLLPLVRKRVESDLRGRKLTWERAVASVVRLLDLGAIRVGNEGYAVRNQSYGATTLRRRHAEVTGKTLKLRYKGKSGKMREVTLTDGSLARMVRNMQDLPGQNVFKYVDEDGTVHAVGSGDVNEYLEEAMGERFTAKNFRTWHGSVLAFDCLRAGEGNVPMKELLSSVAGQLGNTPAVTRKSYIHPAVFELMGDQETWRASLKLPRATRWLTREERGLIEMLEECPGVGGLLAA is encoded by the coding sequence ATGACCAAGCTCATTTACGTCGATGACGATCTGCCCGGCATCTCTCGCAAGAGAGCGGGCAAGGGATGGGCGTATTACGACGCTGAGGGCAAGCTGATCACCGAGCGGGCCGAGAAGCAGCGGCTGAACGCCATTGCGTTGCCTCCGGCTTACAAGGATGCCTGGTTCTGCCCGGCGCCGAACGGCCACATCCTTGCGACCGGGATGGATGCAAAAGGACGCAAGCAGTACCGCTACCATCCCGAATTCCGGGCGGCGCGGGAAAGCGAGAAGTTCGACAAGTGCCTCGCCTTCGGCAGTCTCCTGCCTCTCGTGCGCAAGCGCGTGGAAAGCGATCTTCGCGGCCGCAAGCTTACCTGGGAGCGCGCTGTGGCGAGCGTGGTGCGTCTCCTCGACCTAGGCGCGATCCGGGTCGGCAACGAGGGCTATGCGGTTCGCAACCAGAGCTATGGCGCGACCACCCTGCGGCGGCGCCATGCCGAGGTGACGGGCAAGACCCTGAAACTGCGTTACAAGGGCAAGTCGGGCAAGATGCGCGAGGTTACGCTGACCGATGGCAGCCTCGCGCGGATGGTCCGCAACATGCAGGATCTGCCGGGGCAGAATGTCTTCAAGTATGTCGACGAGGACGGCACGGTCCACGCCGTCGGGTCGGGGGATGTCAACGAGTATCTCGAAGAGGCGATGGGCGAGCGCTTCACCGCCAAGAACTTCCGCACCTGGCACGGTAGCGTGCTCGCCTTCGATTGCCTACGCGCGGGCGAGGGCAATGTTCCGATGAAGGAACTGTTGTCTAGCGTCGCCGGACAGCTCGGCAACACGCCGGCGGTGACACGCAAGAGCTACATCCATCCTGCGGTCTTCGAACTGATGGGCGATCAGGAGACGTGGAGAGCCTCCTTGAAGCTTCCTCGCGCGACTCGTTGGCTCACTCGGGAGGAGCGCGGACTTATCGAGATGCTTGAGGAGTGTCCGGGCGTCGGCGGCTTACTCGCCGCGTAA
- a CDS encoding SRPBCC family protein yields MDDRKTIGLAGTMAGIALAAGGAAFAGFLAQRHKQGDDDAPLYTRKRPGTDNPIVGRTVTIRKPREELYEFWKDFQNLPSFMENVESIREEGDARIWTIKAPAGRTVEVRTKIVQDTANQTIAWRSVEGSDIDTNGEVSFADAPGDRGTRVSLVMFYDPPAGELGRAIAKLFLREPEVQARHDLKRFKMLMETGEVTTSAHTNDATRKAKQQENEA; encoded by the coding sequence GTGGACGACCGAAAGACAATTGGACTGGCCGGAACCATGGCAGGGATCGCTCTTGCCGCCGGGGGCGCGGCTTTTGCGGGGTTCCTCGCGCAGCGGCACAAGCAAGGTGATGACGACGCTCCGCTTTATACCCGCAAACGTCCCGGAACCGATAACCCCATCGTCGGCAGAACGGTCACGATCAGGAAACCGCGTGAAGAGCTCTATGAATTCTGGAAGGATTTTCAGAACCTGCCAAGTTTCATGGAGAACGTAGAATCCATCCGCGAAGAGGGCGACGCGCGCATCTGGACAATCAAGGCGCCCGCCGGACGGACCGTCGAGGTCCGGACGAAAATCGTGCAGGACACCGCCAACCAGACCATCGCCTGGCGCTCGGTCGAGGGATCGGACATCGATACGAATGGCGAAGTCAGCTTTGCGGACGCACCGGGCGACCGCGGCACCCGGGTTTCGCTCGTCATGTTCTACGATCCGCCGGCTGGCGAGCTCGGACGCGCGATTGCCAAGCTCTTCCTGCGTGAACCCGAGGTCCAGGCGCGACACGATCTCAAGCGTTTCAAGATGCTGATGGAAACCGGCGAAGTCACCACTTCCGCCCATACGAACGACGCCACCCGAAAAGCCAAACAGCAGGAGAACGAAGCATGA
- a CDS encoding response regulator, which translates to MIDRKLEGLRILVVEDDFHQAHELKELLTEAGAMVTGPTGRAEQGREMIGHGVDMAVIDINLGRGQDLETARGLREQGIPFVFLTGYDRSAIPSEFQNVRSLGKPASAGEIIGTLAQIIRS; encoded by the coding sequence ATGATTGACCGCAAGCTCGAAGGCCTCCGTATCCTGGTCGTGGAAGACGATTTTCATCAGGCGCATGAACTCAAGGAACTGCTCACCGAGGCAGGGGCCATGGTGACCGGCCCCACCGGGCGGGCGGAACAGGGCCGGGAGATGATTGGCCACGGGGTCGACATGGCCGTCATCGATATCAATCTCGGCCGGGGCCAAGACCTCGAAACTGCCAGGGGTTTGCGTGAACAAGGAATACCGTTCGTGTTTCTCACCGGCTACGATCGAAGCGCCATTCCTTCGGAATTTCAGAACGTAAGGAGTTTGGGGAAACCTGCCAGCGCTGGCGAGATCATCGGGACCTTGGCACAAATTATCCGTTCCTGA
- a CDS encoding EAL domain-containing protein, which produces MFSTRTGQITSVETPARWAHSEQGPVRPDVFISFTEESGLIKRLREQFPSKGCVDATTLPPHIRIAMNLSPLLFISGRLLETVRSAPDHPGLEPQRLQF; this is translated from the coding sequence GTGTTTTCGACGAGGACGGGGCAGATAACCAGCGTCGAAACCCCGGCGCGCTGGGCCCATTCCGAACAAGGACCTGTGCGACCCGATGTATTTATTTCCTTCACTGAGGAAAGCGGTCTTATCAAGCGTCTGCGCGAGCAGTTTCCTAGCAAGGGTTGCGTCGATGCCACCACGTTACCGCCGCATATCCGCATTGCGATGAACTTGTCTCCGCTCCTGTTCATTTCGGGCCGCCTGCTTGAGACGGTTCGATCGGCACCGGATCATCCGGGCCTCGAGCCGCAGAGATTGCAGTTCTAA
- the yghU gene encoding glutathione-dependent disulfide-bond oxidoreductase, with protein MADPTYTPAAVWTHDSENGGKFASINRPTAGAREDKDLPTGEHDLQLYSLATPNGVKATIMLEELLEEGHTEAEYDAWTINISDGDQFGSGFVGINPNSKIPALLDRSGAQPVRVFESGAILLHLAEKFGTFLPSDSSRSEVLSWLFWQIGSAPFIGGGFGHFYAYAPEKYEYPINRYAMETKRLFDVADRRLAESEFLGGNAYTVADIAAFAWLAPFVEGTIYNDARTFLSIDEYENVGRWAKAIAARPAVKRGRIVNKVWGEENQQLAERHSAADFEGKSL; from the coding sequence TTGGCCGACCCGACCTATACACCAGCCGCAGTCTGGACCCACGACAGCGAGAACGGCGGCAAGTTCGCCAGCATCAACCGCCCCACCGCCGGTGCGCGGGAAGACAAGGACCTTCCGACAGGCGAACACGATCTCCAGCTCTATTCGCTCGCTACGCCCAATGGCGTGAAAGCGACTATCATGCTCGAGGAACTGCTCGAAGAGGGGCACACGGAAGCCGAATACGATGCCTGGACCATCAATATCTCCGATGGCGACCAGTTCGGATCGGGGTTCGTCGGAATCAATCCGAACTCGAAGATCCCCGCCCTCCTCGACCGCAGCGGAGCGCAGCCGGTACGCGTGTTCGAAAGCGGGGCAATCCTGCTGCATCTGGCCGAAAAGTTCGGCACGTTCCTGCCCAGCGATTCCTCGCGATCCGAAGTGCTCAGCTGGCTGTTCTGGCAGATCGGCAGCGCGCCCTTCATCGGCGGCGGCTTCGGCCATTTCTACGCCTATGCGCCGGAAAAATATGAGTACCCGATCAACCGCTACGCCATGGAAACCAAGCGCTTGTTCGACGTTGCGGACCGGCGCCTGGCCGAAAGCGAGTTCCTCGGCGGCAATGCCTACACTGTCGCAGATATCGCCGCGTTCGCCTGGCTCGCACCATTTGTCGAAGGTACGATCTACAATGATGCCAGGACTTTCCTCTCGATCGACGAATACGAAAATGTCGGCCGCTGGGCCAAGGCAATCGCGGCTCGCCCTGCGGTGAAGCGCGGGCGTATCGTCAACAAGGTGTGGGGCGAGGAGAACCAACAGCTCGCCGAACGCCATTCTGCCGCTGATTTCGAAGGCAAGTCGCTCTAG
- a CDS encoding type III polyketide synthase produces the protein MIARIVEIATATPACDFEQEYRGWAMRQLGGKREAKLFERMAERSGIEHRWSVLSEEDALLDRGQGFYSGGTPSTAQRMTIYAEEAPRLALEAIGRLSYLGEITHIVVASCTGFVAPGIDQIIARKLGLASDVERVLIGFMGCYAAVTALRTARHIVRSEPEARVLVVTVELSSLHHQSTVDIEPLLAGAQFGDGAAAAIVTGAGPGLAIGSGISAALEESDELITWRIGDTGFHMRLSGEVPGRIASALTRADVQEAILADAAPTSFAVHAGGRSILDAVQRGFDLDPDALDHSRTILREFGNMSSSTLMFVLERVMRDRPESGVALAFGPGLAMEGFRYGWHDAG, from the coding sequence ATGATCGCACGGATCGTCGAAATCGCCACGGCCACGCCGGCCTGCGATTTCGAACAGGAATATCGCGGCTGGGCAATGCGTCAGCTCGGCGGCAAACGCGAAGCCAAATTGTTCGAACGCATGGCGGAGCGATCCGGCATCGAACACCGCTGGTCGGTGCTGAGCGAAGAGGATGCGTTGCTCGATCGCGGGCAGGGCTTCTATTCCGGGGGCACGCCTTCGACCGCGCAGCGCATGACCATCTACGCAGAGGAAGCGCCGCGACTGGCGCTGGAAGCGATCGGCAGGTTGAGCTATCTCGGCGAGATCACGCACATCGTCGTTGCCAGTTGCACAGGCTTCGTGGCGCCGGGGATCGACCAGATCATCGCCCGCAAGCTCGGCCTCGCCAGTGATGTGGAGCGTGTACTGATCGGCTTCATGGGCTGCTACGCCGCGGTCACCGCATTGCGGACCGCGCGTCATATCGTCCGTTCGGAACCCGAGGCGCGAGTGCTGGTCGTGACGGTCGAACTGTCCTCTCTCCACCATCAGAGCACGGTGGACATCGAACCGCTGCTCGCCGGGGCGCAGTTCGGTGACGGGGCGGCGGCGGCGATCGTGACCGGCGCCGGTCCCGGGCTCGCCATCGGCAGCGGCATCTCCGCCGCGCTGGAGGAAAGCGACGAGCTCATCACCTGGCGGATCGGCGATACTGGCTTTCACATGCGCCTGTCAGGCGAGGTGCCCGGCCGCATCGCTTCGGCACTGACGCGCGCGGACGTTCAGGAAGCGATCCTTGCGGATGCCGCGCCGACGAGCTTTGCCGTTCACGCGGGCGGCCGGTCGATCCTCGACGCGGTGCAACGCGGGTTCGACCTCGATCCCGACGCGCTGGACCATTCGCGCACGATCCTGCGGGAGTTCGGGAACATGTCGTCCTCCACACTGATGTTCGTCCTCGAAAGGGTGATGCGTGATCGGCCGGAAAGCGGGGTTGCGCTGGCATTCGGTCCCGGCCTCGCGATGGAGGGCTTCCGCTACGGCTGGCACGATGCTGGCTGA
- a CDS encoding sensor histidine kinase: MHRLANFDVSRQFRSKKAKIASQIVFGAMCGGAMIGLRMVFDVWAPVSGPFALIYPTILLATLYGHWRGGVAAYFVTFLWAWYYVLPASRSFTFADPTDPARVILNAVSGLIVIFFAEGFRRAAHATVEQIRQSADRRLTLLAELEHRTRNNFALVASMLEMQKRRIPQSEFHGPIDDVVGRVRTFADAYSSLAIEQSDASDVAIKPYLEQLLSRIEGSLLPPQVRLFREIEAITLPREAAVAIGLYANEAISNACKYAFPDDRTGTIAVFYHVRDGGWRLTIEDDGVGLEAKSSTSAGLGRTLLAAFAQQANATHHAGPVLNGFRAEMRMDPEKVA; this comes from the coding sequence ATGCATCGTCTCGCCAATTTCGACGTCAGTCGCCAGTTTCGGAGCAAGAAAGCGAAGATCGCATCGCAGATCGTTTTCGGGGCGATGTGCGGCGGTGCGATGATCGGCCTGCGGATGGTGTTCGATGTCTGGGCCCCTGTCTCCGGGCCTTTCGCTCTGATCTATCCCACGATCCTGCTGGCAACGCTCTACGGGCATTGGCGCGGAGGAGTTGCTGCTTACTTCGTCACTTTCCTGTGGGCATGGTACTACGTGCTGCCAGCGTCGCGGTCCTTCACTTTCGCGGACCCGACCGATCCCGCGCGGGTAATCCTCAACGCTGTCAGCGGACTGATCGTCATATTCTTCGCCGAGGGGTTTCGCCGGGCTGCTCACGCTACGGTGGAGCAAATTAGGCAGTCCGCCGATCGCCGCCTTACGCTTCTGGCCGAACTCGAGCATCGCACGAGGAACAATTTCGCTCTGGTCGCCAGTATGCTGGAAATGCAGAAGCGGCGCATTCCGCAATCGGAATTCCACGGTCCGATCGACGACGTTGTCGGCCGGGTTCGGACATTCGCCGACGCCTATTCGTCGCTGGCAATCGAGCAGAGCGATGCTTCCGATGTCGCCATCAAGCCTTATCTGGAACAATTGCTTTCTCGGATCGAGGGAAGCCTGCTTCCGCCCCAGGTCCGACTTTTCCGCGAGATCGAGGCGATTACCCTGCCGCGCGAGGCGGCCGTGGCTATCGGTCTTTATGCGAACGAAGCGATATCCAACGCCTGCAAATACGCATTCCCTGACGACCGAACCGGCACGATCGCTGTTTTCTACCATGTTCGCGACGGTGGCTGGCGCCTGACCATTGAAGACGACGGTGTCGGTCTGGAAGCCAAGTCGAGCACGTCGGCCGGTCTCGGCCGGACACTGCTTGCCGCTTTCGCGCAGCAGGCGAATGCCACGCACCACGCGGGGCCCGTGCTCAACGGTTTCCGAGCGGAGATGCGGATGGATCCGGAAAAAGTTGCCTGA
- a CDS encoding Crp/Fnr family transcriptional regulator encodes MTKALIAKLSQFARLSSEDRDAIVGLETVHCKTARAHTPLISEGDKPIHVRLVLSGWACRHKDLANGRRQIVAFFLPGDFCDLNVYLLRSMDHTISAVTDVKYLQLSAGMLGKLTEERPRVAQALMWSELVSASIQREWLVSLGQRTAMERVGHLIVELYTRLKSVGLAADCRMAFPVTQSELAEVTGVTPVHLNRTLQELRRQKLIELESRQLTILDLDRLRDLAMFELGYLHLDREGRHLDAND; translated from the coding sequence GTGACCAAAGCATTGATTGCAAAACTTTCGCAATTCGCTCGTCTGTCGTCGGAGGACAGGGACGCTATCGTTGGTCTGGAGACCGTACATTGCAAGACCGCGCGAGCGCATACGCCCCTCATTTCCGAGGGGGATAAGCCAATTCACGTTCGCCTGGTTCTTTCGGGCTGGGCGTGCCGGCACAAGGACCTGGCCAACGGTCGACGGCAGATCGTGGCGTTTTTCCTCCCCGGTGATTTCTGCGATCTCAACGTTTATCTCCTGCGATCAATGGATCACACGATCAGTGCGGTCACCGACGTGAAGTACCTCCAATTGTCGGCGGGTATGCTGGGGAAGCTTACCGAGGAACGACCGCGCGTCGCTCAGGCCCTGATGTGGAGCGAGCTAGTCAGCGCTTCGATTCAGCGCGAATGGCTGGTCAGTCTGGGACAGAGAACGGCAATGGAACGCGTCGGTCATCTCATCGTCGAACTCTACACACGCTTGAAGAGCGTAGGTCTGGCCGCAGATTGCCGGATGGCGTTTCCCGTTACACAAAGCGAGCTTGCCGAAGTGACCGGAGTCACGCCGGTCCACCTCAACCGAACCCTTCAGGAGCTTCGTCGCCAGAAGCTGATCGAACTCGAAAGCCGGCAACTGACCATTCTCGATCTGGACCGGTTGCGCGATCTGGCCATGTTCGAGTTAGGTTACCTGCATCTCGATCGCGAGGGGCGACACCTCGATGCCAACGACTGA
- a CDS encoding NAD(+) synthase — protein sequence MKNTADHPFFDRRNHGFVRLATSTPEVRTADVAFNADAIIAEARRAHERHVDLLLYPELCLSSYAIDDLHMQTALLDAVDLHLVRLVEASESLTPVLVVGAPLRRNGRIYNCAIAIANGAVLGVVPKSYLPNYREFYEKRWFARGHECVRLSIDVAGGQAPFGVDLLFAADDMPGFVFGLEICEDFWSPIQPGTRAALAGATMVLNLSASNITIGKSDERHMLCRASSSRGVCAYAYSASGHGESTTDLAWDGQGMIYELGDLLVESVRFDREPELCIADVDTQRILNDRMRMGTFNDAAEADGRPEDWYRRIVFERARSGTDGRLMRPVRRFPFVPNRAHKLDEDCYEAFNIQVDALMRRIEATGAKSLVLGISGGLDSTHALIVAAKAMDRLGRPRADIRCYTMPGFATSDRTKGNAWRLMEAFGVTAEEIDIKPAARQMLEDMGHPFAKGEGVYDTTFENVQAGLRTDYLFRLAGHHSGFVLGTGDLSELALGWCTYGVGDQMSHYAVNAGVPKTLIQYLIQWAVNTNQFDSQSDAVLEDIVATEISPELVPAGEDGAIQSTESMIGPYELNDFFLHHIVRWGQKPSHVAFLAWHAWKNAGEGLWPIGFPEEKKNEYNLRAIAGWLNNFLKRFFEFSQFKRSALPNGPKVSAGGALSPRGDWRAPSDAVAAVWLAELRENVPAGDP from the coding sequence ATGAAAAATACCGCTGACCACCCATTTTTCGACCGGCGCAATCATGGTTTCGTGAGGCTTGCGACCAGTACGCCCGAGGTGCGTACGGCGGATGTCGCCTTCAATGCCGACGCGATCATCGCCGAGGCCCGGCGGGCACACGAGCGGCATGTCGACCTGCTGCTCTATCCGGAGCTTTGCCTTTCATCCTACGCGATCGACGATCTGCATATGCAGACCGCTCTCCTCGATGCAGTCGATCTGCACCTCGTGCGCCTGGTCGAAGCAAGCGAAAGCTTGACACCGGTCCTGGTGGTGGGTGCGCCGCTGCGCCGCAACGGGCGGATCTACAATTGCGCGATCGCTATCGCCAATGGCGCCGTACTGGGCGTCGTTCCCAAGAGCTACCTGCCGAATTACCGCGAATTCTACGAGAAGAGATGGTTTGCCCGCGGTCACGAATGCGTCCGGCTTTCGATCGATGTGGCCGGAGGACAAGCGCCCTTCGGAGTGGATTTGCTTTTTGCCGCTGACGATATGCCCGGCTTCGTGTTCGGATTGGAGATCTGCGAAGATTTCTGGTCTCCCATACAGCCGGGAACGCGCGCTGCCCTGGCCGGTGCGACGATGGTGCTCAACCTTTCGGCCAGCAACATCACGATCGGCAAGTCGGACGAACGGCACATGCTCTGTCGCGCAAGTTCCAGCCGCGGCGTGTGCGCCTATGCCTATTCCGCGAGCGGTCATGGCGAAAGCACCACCGATCTCGCCTGGGACGGGCAGGGCATGATCTACGAACTCGGCGATCTCCTGGTGGAGAGCGTGCGTTTCGATCGCGAACCGGAGCTTTGCATCGCCGATGTCGATACCCAGAGAATTCTCAACGACCGGATGCGGATGGGGACCTTCAATGATGCGGCGGAGGCCGATGGGCGACCGGAAGACTGGTATCGCCGGATCGTTTTCGAACGGGCGCGGAGCGGGACCGATGGCCGCCTCATGCGACCGGTCAGGCGCTTCCCCTTCGTTCCGAACCGCGCGCACAAGCTGGACGAGGATTGCTACGAAGCGTTCAACATCCAGGTCGATGCGCTGATGCGGCGGATCGAGGCGACCGGGGCCAAAAGCCTCGTCCTCGGCATTTCCGGTGGGCTCGACAGCACGCATGCGCTGATCGTGGCAGCCAAGGCGATGGACAGGCTGGGGCGCCCACGCGCCGATATCCGTTGTTATACCATGCCGGGTTTCGCGACGTCGGATCGGACCAAGGGCAATGCGTGGCGATTGATGGAAGCTTTCGGCGTGACGGCCGAGGAAATCGACATCAAACCGGCCGCTCGCCAAATGCTCGAGGATATGGGCCACCCCTTCGCGAAGGGTGAGGGGGTCTATGACACCACTTTCGAAAACGTCCAGGCGGGGCTTCGCACCGATTACCTGTTCCGCCTGGCAGGGCACCATTCGGGCTTCGTGCTGGGCACAGGCGATCTAAGTGAACTTGCGCTCGGCTGGTGCACCTATGGCGTCGGCGACCAGATGAGCCATTACGCGGTCAATGCCGGCGTGCCCAAGACTTTGATCCAGTATTTGATCCAATGGGCAGTCAACACGAACCAGTTCGACAGCCAGAGCGACGCGGTGCTTGAGGATATCGTCGCTACGGAAATCAGCCCCGAACTCGTACCCGCGGGCGAAGACGGGGCGATCCAGTCCACCGAATCGATGATTGGCCCCTATGAACTCAATGATTTCTTCCTCCATCACATCGTTCGCTGGGGGCAGAAGCCGAGCCATGTCGCGTTCCTCGCCTGGCATGCCTGGAAGAATGCCGGAGAGGGGTTATGGCCCATCGGATTCCCAGAAGAGAAGAAGAACGAATACAATCTGCGAGCCATCGCCGGCTGGCTGAACAATTTCCTCAAGCGCTTCTTCGAATTCAGCCAGTTCAAGCGCAGCGCGTTGCCGAACGGCCCCAAGGTGAGCGCGGGCGGGGCCTTGAGCCCACGTGGCGACTGGCGCGCGCCGAGCGATGCGGTGGCAGCAGTCTGGCTCGCCGAATTGCGCGAGAACGTGCCGGCCGGGGACCCATGA
- a CDS encoding PAS domain-containing sensor histidine kinase gives MPTTDPNCWPYVQSAMAKQILAHDWEATPLGAIETWSSDLKTAVANTVGSAFPSALIWGPDFVTIYNDGFVQILGQKPSPLGLSFREIWSEAWDEIGPIVERAFAGRATFIEDFPLVVHRAGEDEQAYFTFAYSPVRNAAGEVLGFVDTVYETTEKVLGQQRLVISEERLRSVLDSMGGGFAILDRDFTLLDIDEETIRLDGRLRSEVVGRSYWDLFPGTKHSELDDLLRQTAIERRPGRLDFYYAWPGGKDRWLEARTYPVPEGVAMFWRDVSERRRAEYEVRELAERLSQFGEASQDLLWIRDAETLQWTYLTSAFETIYGLSRSEALSGDNYRSWMDLIVPEDRARVRDYVQQLRAGEHLTFEYRIRRPSDGEVRWLRNTDFPIEDASGRVTLIGGIGEDVTEERAAQQRLADSEERLRTAIEVGRLGLWDWDILEEKVHWSDEHFRMEGYAVGEIEPSYEAWARRLHPDDRERAENTLRRAMAEHEPFVCEFRVAHPDGSIHWLSARGEFAYDHEGRPTRMIGAMIETTQARRLEERQRLLLAELQHRVRNLIAMIQALVKSTSTGYDTVAEYVDHLVGRLQALGRTQVVLTLRPGSRADLEDLVRDELLAHEATDREVGISGPPTFLSPKAAEIVTLALHELTTNSIKYGALGSGGELSIAWSKWDQDQQHWTTLTWEERVKGPIHVGRRGFGAELIELRVPYELNGEGKFSVDANGVLARISFPLEDIGSILEPAPEHQPT, from the coding sequence ATGCCAACGACTGACCCGAACTGCTGGCCCTACGTTCAGAGCGCGATGGCCAAGCAAATCCTCGCGCACGATTGGGAGGCAACGCCCCTGGGCGCCATCGAGACATGGTCGAGCGACCTGAAAACGGCGGTCGCGAACACCGTGGGAAGTGCTTTTCCTTCCGCGCTCATCTGGGGGCCGGATTTCGTCACCATCTACAATGACGGTTTTGTGCAGATCCTCGGCCAAAAACCCTCCCCGCTCGGCCTATCCTTTCGAGAAATCTGGAGTGAAGCGTGGGACGAGATCGGGCCGATCGTGGAACGCGCCTTCGCCGGCCGCGCCACTTTCATCGAGGATTTCCCCCTCGTTGTCCATCGTGCTGGCGAGGACGAACAGGCGTATTTTACCTTTGCCTACAGCCCGGTTCGCAATGCGGCGGGCGAGGTTCTGGGGTTCGTCGATACCGTCTACGAAACCACGGAAAAGGTTCTGGGACAGCAGCGCCTAGTTATCAGCGAGGAGCGGCTGCGCAGCGTGCTCGATTCGATGGGCGGCGGTTTCGCCATTCTCGACCGGGACTTCACCCTTCTTGATATCGACGAAGAGACGATCAGGCTGGACGGTCGGCTGCGCAGTGAGGTGGTTGGCCGCTCGTACTGGGATTTGTTTCCAGGCACGAAACATTCCGAATTGGACGATCTGCTGCGCCAAACGGCGATCGAGCGCAGGCCGGGCCGACTGGATTTTTATTACGCCTGGCCGGGCGGCAAAGATCGCTGGCTAGAGGCGAGAACCTATCCCGTCCCGGAGGGGGTTGCGATGTTCTGGCGCGACGTCAGCGAACGCCGGCGTGCCGAATACGAGGTTCGCGAACTTGCCGAACGGTTGAGCCAGTTCGGCGAAGCGTCGCAGGACTTGTTGTGGATCCGCGATGCGGAGACCCTTCAATGGACCTACCTGACCTCCGCATTCGAGACCATCTATGGACTATCGCGCTCTGAGGCACTGTCGGGCGACAACTACCGCTCGTGGATGGATTTGATCGTGCCAGAGGATCGCGCGCGCGTTCGGGATTATGTCCAGCAACTGCGCGCAGGAGAACATCTGACGTTCGAATACCGTATCCGCCGGCCTAGCGACGGAGAAGTCCGCTGGCTGCGGAACACCGATTTTCCCATCGAGGACGCATCGGGCAGGGTAACGTTGATCGGTGGCATCGGAGAGGATGTGACCGAGGAAAGGGCAGCGCAGCAACGTCTTGCGGATAGCGAGGAGAGGCTTCGAACCGCGATCGAGGTAGGGCGGCTGGGACTGTGGGACTGGGACATACTGGAAGAAAAGGTCCACTGGTCGGACGAGCATTTCCGCATGGAGGGCTATGCCGTGGGGGAAATCGAGCCGAGCTATGAAGCGTGGGCACGACGACTGCATCCGGACGACCGGGAGCGCGCGGAAAATACCCTGCGCCGGGCCATGGCCGAACACGAACCGTTCGTTTGCGAATTCCGCGTGGCCCATCCAGACGGATCGATTCACTGGCTCTCGGCCCGTGGGGAGTTCGCCTATGATCATGAGGGCCGACCAACGCGAATGATCGGCGCCATGATCGAAACCACGCAGGCAAGGCGGCTCGAGGAACGACAGCGATTGCTTCTGGCGGAACTGCAACATCGGGTACGCAACCTGATCGCAATGATCCAGGCCCTCGTAAAATCCACTTCCACGGGTTACGACACGGTGGCAGAATACGTCGATCATCTCGTGGGTCGCCTTCAGGCGCTGGGGCGCACGCAGGTCGTACTGACATTGCGACCCGGTTCGAGGGCGGATCTCGAAGATTTGGTGCGTGACGAATTGCTTGCGCATGAGGCCACCGATCGGGAAGTCGGGATCAGCGGACCGCCGACCTTTCTTTCCCCCAAGGCGGCGGAGATCGTCACCTTGGCGCTGCACGAGCTTACGACCAATTCCATCAAATATGGCGCCCTAGGAAGCGGCGGCGAGCTTTCCATTGCCTGGTCAAAATGGGATCAGGACCAACAACATTGGACTACTCTAACCTGGGAAGAGCGGGTCAAGGGTCCGATCCATGTCGGCCGGAGAGGGTTCGGCGCGGAACTTATCGAGCTGCGCGTTCCTTACGAATTGAATGGGGAAGGAAAGTTCTCGGTCGATGCGAATGGCGTTCTGGCCCGCATCAGTTTTCCTCTGGAAGACATCGGCAGCATTCTCGAACCCGCGCCGGAACATCAACCGACATGA